Genomic window (Thermodesulfobacteriota bacterium):
GATAATGGACGCGGGGACGTACGAGTACTGGCAGAGCGATTGGGGGGAGGAGTAGGCGAGGGGGTAGGGGGGAGGAATCGCCCGCGCTGTGTAGATTATGAAAAAAAATAAGAAAGGTGAAATAGATTATTTTTATCCTTCTTTTCCTTTCCTGAAATGATCCTGAATCAAGTTCAGGACTTGGTTCGGGACAGGGATGAAAAGAAGCAAAAATCATCCGACTGTACAGAATTGGCTAAAAATCCCAAGTTAACGCTAAAATGTTTTAATTCCTCCCACACACCTAAAACATTTCTTAACGCGTTAACAGCTGATTTTCTTAACGCAAATTCTGTAATGTCGTGGAAGGAAAAAAAGCGAGATTGCCGCGTCGCTACGGTTCGTTTGACAGTTACTATTAGCAAAGATCAGTCGCATTTCCGCCATTTTTCAAGTGCGACCAATTCCTCGCACGCTCGAAATCGTTCTCGCAATGACGATGTGGGGAGGCAGAGGAGGTTCACTAGAATCGGATATGAGCACACATTGTGTGCCGCAGATTCCGCGCCGTAAATTTGACAGTAGGAAATATCAGAGCCAAGAAAGCATCATGCATGCTATTAGGAGAGAGAGACCGATTCCTCACTCGTTCGAAATCGTTCAGTAATGTCCCTATTGCCCGCCGTAAAACGGCGGGCAATAGTAGAATTATAAGTTGCTACCTCGCCATGTTAATGAGCTTGGGTGGGTATATTACTGTAAATCCCCCACCCAGACACTCCCCCTTTCTAAAAAGGGGGGGAAATTGTTGAGAGTGGTTCGAGATGAGGTTCAGGAACGTACACGTGATAGTTAATCCGGCGTCGGGGACGGAGCCCGCGGACGTGGAGATGATAAGGTCGAAGCTCGCGGCCTCGGATTCCGTGTTCAGGATCGCGCTCACGGAGACGGACACGGGGCCTGAGGTCCTCGCCCGGAAGGCTGTCGAGGAAGGCGCCGACCTCGTCGTGGCAGCCGGAGGAGACGGTACGGTGCTCGGCACGGCGGAAGGGCTTATCGGGACGGGCGTTCCGCTTGGCGTCATTCCCGAGGGGACGGCGAACGTCTTCGCAGCCGAGATGGGAATACCTTCTGACAGCGGCAAGGCGCTCGACCTTCTGCTTGGAGACGAATGCGAGGTGAGGCAGATAGACGTGGGAGCCGTCGTCGGCGAGCATTTCCTTCTCAGGGTCGGGATCGGGATCGAAGCCGCGATGACGGTGCTCACCGAGCCCGAGCTCAAAAGCAGGTTCGGAGTGCTCGCCTACATGTGGACCGCGTACAGACATTCGCGGCAAGCGGGGCGGACGCTCTACGAGCTCGATATAGACGGGCGGAAGATGCGGATGAGGGGCGTCACGTGCGTCGTGTGCAACTCGGGGAACCTCGGACTCCCGGGATTGAAGCTCATGCCGGAGATAGATCCTGATGACGGATACCTGAACGTCGTCGTCGTGAGGCAGGCGACGCTCCCCGCTCTCTGGTGTATCGTCTCGAACGCGGTGAGGGGACTTATTTCCGTGAAGAAGGGGTGGGGGGAGAGGAAGGACATACATCTCTATTCGGCCCCGGCGCGGGAGGTCTCGGTCAATCCGATACCGGCGCAGATAGTGGCGCGGGACGGTGAGCAGATCGACTCGCGCTTCCCTCTAACGATTACGATAGAGCCCGGAGCGCTCCGTGTCGCGGTTCCGCGGAAAGAGGTTATAAAATAAGACATGAGCTTTTTCACCGAATTGCGGAGACTCTATCTCCACTTCAAGTACCAGGGCGCCCGGAAGGGGATGCTCGCCGCTTACGACAAGATCGCGAGGTACGTTACGGGAGGGCCGCTCACGAGGTTCTGCCGCATCACGAAAGACCTCTGGATAGGCGGGCAGCCGCGCGGGGCTGGAATGAGGACGCTGAGATCGCACGGAGTCACGGCAGTCGTGAACATGCGGAGTGAGTACGACTACCCGGAGCTTGCGAACATCCACGAGCTCAAATACCTGAGGCTCCCGACGGACGACAACGGCGCGCCCGCGCTCGAGGATCTCGCCAAGGGCGTCCGGTTCATCGCGGACGAGATCGAGGGCGGCGGCAGGGTTTACGTCCACTGCTGGGAAGGGATTGGAAGGAGCGCGACGATGGCGGCCGCGTATCTGGTCAGCAAGGGAAGCACTCCGGGAAGCGCGTGGAAAGAGATACAAAGGGTGCGCCCGTTCATAAGGCCGACCGAGACTCAGTTAAAACGTGTGGAAGAGTACGCGGATTTGCACTGCTGAGAGAGTCACCCGGGCCCGACGGGGACAATGCAAACAGAATTCTTTTTTTCCTCCAGAAAATAAAGGGGCGTGAATGGTCACGCCCCTTTGGTGTAACGCTTACTTCTTTTTAGCAGCGGTCTTCTTCTTCGGTGCTGCTTTCTTTGCCGGTTTCTTCTTTGCAGCAGCCTTTTTCGGAGCAGCTTTCTTAGCCGTCTTCTTAGGAGCCGCTTTCTTCTTCGGCGCAGCCTTCTTCTTCGGCGCAGCCTTCTTCGCCGT
Coding sequences:
- a CDS encoding diacylglycerol kinase family protein, with protein sequence MRFRNVHVIVNPASGTEPADVEMIRSKLAASDSVFRIALTETDTGPEVLARKAVEEGADLVVAAGGDGTVLGTAEGLIGTGVPLGVIPEGTANVFAAEMGIPSDSGKALDLLLGDECEVRQIDVGAVVGEHFLLRVGIGIEAAMTVLTEPELKSRFGVLAYMWTAYRHSRQAGRTLYELDIDGRKMRMRGVTCVVCNSGNLGLPGLKLMPEIDPDDGYLNVVVVRQATLPALWCIVSNAVRGLISVKKGWGERKDIHLYSAPAREVSVNPIPAQIVARDGEQIDSRFPLTITIEPGALRVAVPRKEVIK
- a CDS encoding dual specificity protein phosphatase family protein, producing MSFFTELRRLYLHFKYQGARKGMLAAYDKIARYVTGGPLTRFCRITKDLWIGGQPRGAGMRTLRSHGVTAVVNMRSEYDYPELANIHELKYLRLPTDDNGAPALEDLAKGVRFIADEIEGGGRVYVHCWEGIGRSATMAAAYLVSKGSTPGSAWKEIQRVRPFIRPTETQLKRVEEYADLHC